Proteins encoded within one genomic window of Haloplanus vescus:
- a CDS encoding fluoride efflux transporter FluC produces MSESAPLQTLEVLCLVALGGFAGANLRHAFALAIPGLGGTLAANVLGCLALGVVVYEAELAGVLARETRYAVATGFLASFTTYSTFALEVIQSPTPAGLTYVGATYALGFAAVLLGRRLARILAGVAG; encoded by the coding sequence ATGAGTGAATCCGCACCCCTCCAGACGCTGGAGGTACTCTGTCTCGTCGCCCTCGGTGGCTTCGCGGGCGCCAATCTCAGACACGCCTTCGCGCTCGCGATTCCCGGCCTCGGTGGCACACTCGCCGCCAACGTCCTCGGTTGTCTCGCCCTCGGCGTCGTGGTCTACGAGGCGGAACTCGCGGGCGTGCTCGCTCGCGAGACTCGCTACGCCGTTGCGACGGGATTTCTTGCCTCGTTCACGACCTACAGCACGTTCGCGCTCGAAGTCATCCAGTCGCCGACGCCGGCCGGTCTCACCTACGTCGGCGCGACGTACGCACTCGGATTCGCCGCGGTCCTCCTCGGTCGGCGATTGGCCCGCATTCTGGCGGGGGTGGCGGGATGA
- a CDS encoding HD domain-containing protein, translated as MSTDDDGRYTYDPDADHAFPDERLNRVLSTLLDDDEVTAYLEAQNVNAVTRKEYNDHGPKHIDIVRNRALRLYELLKRADVPFNGASDQGLDEADEPVIVALAATLHDVGHVVHRDRHAYYSIPLAADLLDRLLPEFYDTADAVRVKAETLHAILCHHTEEDPLTREAGVIRVADALDMERGRSRIPYEKGGRGINTLSSQAIRNVTLAEGEDAPVLVEIEMVNAAGVYQVDNLLKEKLEDSMLEEYVRIVAINTKEESGLVERIEL; from the coding sequence ATGAGCACGGACGATGACGGCCGCTACACCTATGACCCCGACGCCGACCACGCCTTCCCCGACGAGCGACTGAATCGCGTCCTGTCGACGCTGCTCGACGACGACGAGGTGACGGCGTATCTCGAAGCCCAGAACGTCAACGCTGTCACGCGAAAGGAGTACAACGACCACGGCCCGAAACACATCGACATCGTCCGCAACCGTGCGCTCCGCCTGTACGAACTGCTGAAGCGCGCGGACGTGCCGTTCAACGGCGCGAGCGACCAGGGCCTCGACGAAGCCGACGAACCCGTCATCGTCGCCCTCGCGGCCACGCTCCACGACGTGGGCCACGTCGTCCACCGTGACCGCCACGCCTACTACTCCATCCCGCTGGCGGCGGACCTCCTCGACCGACTCCTCCCCGAGTTCTACGACACGGCCGACGCGGTGCGGGTGAAAGCCGAGACGCTCCACGCCATCCTCTGTCACCACACGGAGGAGGACCCGCTGACCCGCGAGGCCGGCGTCATCCGCGTCGCCGACGCCCTCGATATGGAGCGCGGGCGGTCACGCATCCCCTACGAGAAGGGCGGGCGTGGCATCAACACGCTCTCGAGTCAGGCGATTCGCAACGTCACGCTCGCCGAAGGCGAGGACGCGCCGGTGCTGGTCGAAATCGAGATGGTGAACGCCGCGGGCGTCTACCAGGTCGACAACCTGCTGAAAGAGAAACTCGAAGACTCGATGCTTGAGGAGTACGTCCGCATCGTCGCGATAAACACGAAAGAGGAGAGCGGGCTGGTCGAGCGAATCGAACTCTAG
- the tatA gene encoding twin-arginine translocase TatA/TatE family subunit, with the protein MQNAIVPLFPGLPGGPELLIVLFVLVLLFGANKIPKLARSTGQAMGEFRRGREEIEEELQEGAEESSADADSDVSSTESSTESTADAEKSS; encoded by the coding sequence ATGCAAAACGCAATCGTGCCACTGTTCCCCGGGTTGCCCGGCGGGCCGGAGTTGCTCATCGTGCTCTTCGTCCTCGTCTTGCTGTTCGGGGCGAACAAAATCCCCAAGCTCGCCCGTTCGACCGGGCAGGCGATGGGTGAGTTCAGACGCGGCCGCGAGGAGATCGAGGAGGAACTGCAGGAGGGCGCCGAGGAGTCCAGCGCCGACGCCGACAGCGACGTGTCGAGCACGGAGTCGTCCACAGAGTCGACCGCCGACGCCGAGAAGTCGAGCTGA
- the crcB gene encoding fluoride efflux transporter CrcB, which yields MNPAYLIGTGAAVGAVLRHLTGQWVGGLRVFDDRRFPYATATVNVVGAFVLGLVTALGAPDSVQYLVGTGACGAYTTFSSFSVDVVQLWETGARRLATWYAASTLAGALGSVWLAFALVG from the coding sequence ATGAATCCGGCGTATCTGATCGGCACCGGCGCGGCCGTCGGTGCTGTCTTGCGCCATCTCACGGGACAGTGGGTCGGCGGCCTGCGCGTGTTCGACGACCGTCGCTTCCCGTACGCCACCGCCACGGTCAACGTCGTCGGCGCGTTCGTCCTCGGCCTCGTCACCGCGCTCGGTGCGCCCGATAGCGTGCAGTATCTGGTCGGGACGGGTGCCTGTGGCGCGTACACGACGTTCTCGTCGTTCTCGGTCGACGTGGTGCAGCTGTGGGAGACGGGTGCGCGACGCCTCGCCACGTGGTACGCCGCGAGCACGCTTGCCGGCGCTCTCGGGAGCGTCTGGCTGGCGTTTGCACTAGTCGGGTGA
- a CDS encoding tRNA (cytidine(56)-2'-O)-methyltransferase: MQDSPEVVVLRLGHRPGRDDRMTTHVALTARALGADRAVLVGETTQAAETVEDITDRFGGPFEVTVTDSYRPTLEDWEGPVVHLTMYGEPVEEVTPEIRADHVEAPVLVVVGAGKVDFEVYDRADWNVGVTNQPHSEVAALAVFLDRLFEGEELDREWENADRRVVPKATGKRVEEVDD; this comes from the coding sequence ATGCAAGACTCACCGGAGGTCGTCGTGTTGCGACTGGGGCATCGCCCCGGCCGCGACGACCGGATGACCACGCACGTCGCTCTGACGGCGCGGGCCCTCGGCGCCGACCGGGCGGTCCTCGTCGGCGAGACGACACAGGCCGCGGAGACGGTCGAAGACATCACCGACCGCTTCGGCGGGCCGTTCGAGGTGACGGTGACCGACTCCTACCGCCCGACACTCGAAGACTGGGAGGGGCCCGTCGTCCACCTCACGATGTACGGCGAACCCGTCGAGGAGGTCACGCCGGAGATTCGAGCGGACCACGTCGAGGCGCCGGTCCTAGTCGTCGTCGGCGCGGGGAAAGTGGACTTCGAGGTGTACGACCGCGCCGACTGGAACGTGGGCGTGACGAACCAACCCCACTCCGAGGTGGCGGCGCTGGCGGTGTTTCTGGACCGCCTGTTCGAGGGCGAGGAACTCGACCGCGAGTGGGAGAACGCGGACCGCCGAGTCGTCCCGAAGGCGACGGGCAAACGCGTCGAAGAAGTCGACGACTAG
- a CDS encoding glycosyltransferase family 4 protein produces MRVLNYLELAERLDRSGIGTAADQQRAALATTDVSVVTSPWRGESPVGTAAAALRGRGAFRDYDVAHCNMIGPGTVAVARHAARTDTPLVLHAHVTAEDFAESFRGSTYLAGPLGRYLRWFYSQADLVLCPSAYTKRILEAYPIDAPIQPITNGVDTASLAGFEDLREEYRERFDLDGLVVFSVGNVFERKGLTTFCRLAEETEYEFAWFGPYDSGPQASETVRRWTKNPPANVTFTGWVDDKRGAFAAGDVYCFPTKAENQGIAVLEAMACGKPVVLRDIPVFEEFYTHGHDCLKCETRAEFREALDRLADDPDLRERLGANAKETAAEHSLERVGEKLVDTYERVLDEEVTND; encoded by the coding sequence GTGCGGGTGTTGAACTACCTCGAACTGGCGGAGCGACTCGACCGGAGCGGCATCGGCACCGCCGCCGACCAGCAACGGGCCGCGCTCGCGACGACCGACGTGTCGGTCGTCACGTCGCCGTGGCGGGGCGAGTCACCCGTCGGGACCGCCGCCGCGGCCCTTCGTGGCCGGGGCGCGTTCCGCGACTACGACGTCGCCCACTGCAACATGATCGGACCGGGAACCGTCGCCGTCGCTCGCCACGCCGCCCGGACGGACACGCCACTCGTCCTCCACGCCCACGTCACCGCCGAGGACTTCGCCGAGAGCTTCCGCGGGTCGACGTATCTCGCCGGGCCGCTGGGTCGCTATCTCCGCTGGTTCTACTCGCAGGCCGACCTCGTGCTCTGTCCGAGCGCGTACACGAAGCGCATCCTCGAAGCCTACCCCATCGACGCGCCGATTCAGCCGATAACCAACGGCGTCGACACCGCGTCGCTGGCCGGGTTCGAGGACCTGCGCGAGGAGTATCGCGAGCGGTTCGACCTCGACGGCCTCGTCGTTTTCTCCGTCGGCAACGTCTTCGAGCGCAAGGGGCTGACGACGTTCTGCCGTCTCGCCGAGGAGACGGAGTACGAGTTTGCGTGGTTCGGCCCCTACGACTCGGGGCCGCAGGCCTCCGAGACGGTCCGGCGCTGGACGAAGAATCCGCCGGCAAACGTCACCTTCACCGGCTGGGTCGACGACAAGCGCGGCGCCTTCGCCGCCGGCGACGTCTACTGCTTCCCGACCAAGGCGGAGAATCAGGGCATCGCCGTCCTCGAAGCGATGGCGTGTGGCAAGCCGGTCGTCCTCCGGGACATCCCCGTCTTCGAGGAGTTCTACACTCACGGTCACGACTGCCTGAAATGCGAGACGCGAGCGGAGTTCCGCGAGGCGCTCGACCGCCTCGCCGACGACCCGGACCTGCGCGAGCGACTCGGGGCGAACGCGAAGGAGACGGCGGCGGAACACTCGCTGGAGCGAGTGGGCGAGAAACTCGTCGACACGTATGAGCGCGTGCTGGACGAGGAAGTCACAAACGATTAA
- a CDS encoding DUF2797 domain-containing protein — translation MQIVGYDASDGRLVVSDDAGVDFVSLDPGATLSYRLGDRHCAGVVADDGHHACDADAAPHCPQHTSTWVCARCTGTCLKDEMDCFDDHAIYLAAFAPDTFKVGVTKAWRLETRLREQGADRGAHIRTVENGRIAREIEAELAAEIPDRVRVPTKRAGLGQSVDEAAWQALSDDFDPIETFAFDYGLDLSERPVAETLATGTVRGTKGRLLVLDHAGSTYAVDMRDLVGYEVREGETDRRLQSSLGAFG, via the coding sequence GTGCAAATCGTCGGCTACGACGCGAGCGACGGCCGCCTCGTCGTGAGCGACGACGCCGGCGTTGACTTCGTCTCGCTCGACCCCGGGGCGACGCTCTCCTACCGTCTCGGTGACCGGCACTGCGCGGGCGTCGTCGCCGACGACGGCCACCACGCTTGCGACGCCGACGCCGCCCCCCACTGCCCCCAACACACCTCGACGTGGGTCTGTGCGCGGTGTACGGGCACCTGCCTCAAAGACGAGATGGACTGTTTCGACGACCACGCCATCTACCTCGCCGCCTTCGCACCGGACACGTTCAAGGTCGGCGTCACGAAGGCGTGGCGACTGGAGACGCGTCTCCGCGAGCAGGGGGCGGACCGCGGCGCGCACATCCGCACGGTGGAAAATGGACGCATCGCCCGCGAAATCGAGGCGGAACTGGCGGCGGAAATTCCCGACCGGGTTCGCGTCCCGACGAAACGGGCCGGCCTCGGCCAGTCGGTCGACGAGGCGGCGTGGCAGGCCCTCAGTGACGACTTCGACCCGATAGAGACGTTCGCGTTCGACTACGGGCTGGACCTCTCGGAACGCCCGGTGGCGGAGACGCTGGCGACGGGGACGGTTCGCGGGACGAAGGGGCGCTTGCTCGTTCTCGACCACGCCGGCAGCACCTACGCCGTCGATATGCGTGACCTCGTCGGCTACGAGGTGCGCGAGGGCGAAACCGACCGACGGCTCCAGTCCAGTCTGGGTGCGTTCGGATGA
- a CDS encoding redoxin domain-containing protein, translated as MLDTGDEAPDFTAPLANSDVETFTLSDHLEEAPIVLAFFPAAFTGTCTTEMCTFRDQLSNFEDVGATVYGISVDLPFTLNEFRRQNDLNFGLISDERRELIDAYDVETTFSPLDMRVAQRSVFVVDGNGTVTYVWRGSAKDEPDYDAVREAAAEARR; from the coding sequence ATGCTCGACACTGGCGACGAGGCACCCGATTTCACCGCTCCGCTCGCGAACAGCGACGTCGAGACGTTCACCCTCTCGGACCACCTGGAGGAAGCGCCAATCGTCCTCGCCTTTTTCCCCGCGGCGTTCACCGGTACCTGCACTACCGAGATGTGTACGTTCCGGGACCAGTTGTCGAACTTCGAGGATGTCGGCGCGACGGTGTACGGAATCAGCGTCGACCTCCCGTTCACGCTCAACGAGTTCCGGCGACAGAACGACCTCAACTTCGGCCTCATCAGCGACGAGCGACGCGAACTGATCGACGCGTACGACGTGGAGACGACGTTCTCGCCGCTGGATATGCGCGTCGCACAGCGGTCCGTGTTCGTCGTCGACGGCAACGGGACGGTGACGTACGTCTGGCGCGGGAGCGCGAAAGACGAACCGGACTACGACGCGGTGCGAGAGGCGGCCGCCGAGGCACGGCGCTGA
- a CDS encoding mechanosensitive ion channel family protein, with product MSATPLQAGNGGGIISELLADSGVPYADTLGAAIAFVVALAIVYLIGRVVVIPLADRVMNSRGLEVHARRPLRKLLLVIVVFAGIAIAFGFAGYGNFLQSLATIAAAATLAIGFAMQDVIANFVAGIFIFTDKPFRIGDWIEWDGNSGIVEDISFRVTRVRTFDNELLTVPNSHLTDGVIKNPVAKKQLRLQVPFGIGYDDDIELANEIILEEAEAHPEILDDPAPTVRLTELGDSSVVLKSRIWIDEPSRADFVKTRGEYVTTVKERFDAEGINIPYPNRTLGGSLELDGVTEERVVDD from the coding sequence ATGAGCGCCACGCCCCTCCAGGCCGGTAACGGGGGCGGCATCATCTCGGAGCTACTCGCCGACAGCGGCGTTCCGTACGCCGACACCCTCGGGGCGGCCATCGCCTTCGTCGTCGCCCTCGCCATCGTCTACCTCATCGGCCGCGTCGTCGTCATCCCCCTCGCGGACCGAGTGATGAACTCGCGGGGACTGGAGGTGCACGCTCGCCGACCGCTTCGGAAGCTCCTCCTCGTCATCGTCGTCTTCGCCGGCATCGCCATCGCGTTCGGGTTCGCGGGCTACGGCAACTTCCTGCAGTCGCTGGCGACGATTGCCGCGGCGGCGACGCTCGCCATCGGCTTCGCCATGCAGGACGTCATCGCCAACTTCGTCGCCGGCATCTTCATCTTCACCGACAAGCCGTTCCGCATCGGCGACTGGATCGAGTGGGACGGCAACTCCGGCATCGTTGAGGACATCAGCTTCCGCGTCACGCGGGTCCGAACCTTCGACAACGAACTGTTGACGGTGCCCAATTCCCACCTCACCGACGGCGTCATCAAGAATCCCGTCGCGAAGAAACAGCTTCGCCTGCAGGTGCCCTTCGGCATCGGCTACGACGACGACATCGAACTGGCGAACGAGATAATTCTGGAGGAGGCAGAGGCCCACCCGGAGATTCTCGACGACCCCGCGCCGACGGTCCGACTGACCGAACTCGGTGACTCCTCGGTCGTCCTCAAGTCTCGTATCTGGATCGACGAGCCGAGCCGTGCGGACTTCGTGAAGACTCGCGGCGAGTACGTCACCACGGTGAAAGAGCGCTTCGACGCGGAGGGAATCAACATCCCCTACCCCAACCGGACGCTCGGTGGCTCCCTCGAACTCGACGGCGTCACCGAAGAACGCGTCGTCGACGACTAG
- a CDS encoding glycosyltransferase family 4 protein, giving the protein MRSVAVFTDTYLPTVNGVTYAVKAWRDCWAERGGRMDIVYPRTGGYAARAGEYPVSSLPFPFYPGFRLGTPVIPRRVRDVDIVHAHTPFAVGLAGLRLARKRDRPLVASYHTPTAEYADYVAPTEAIETGIERISERYERWFLDHADAVLTPSEATATHLTDEVGVSTPVTVIPNGIDLTQFQPVDGAAFRARHGLDDADTLVGYTGRHGYEKRLQDVIDAAAELDVTVVFGGDGPARDDLERQATERGVDARFLGFLDRADLPAFYSALDAFVFPSPVETQGLVALEANACGTPVVGADEGALADTVEDGVTGYHFETGDVASFRDAIQRTLAEREALGERCLERREHHGVDRSVDRLVDVYDRVS; this is encoded by the coding sequence ATGCGTTCGGTCGCCGTCTTCACCGACACCTACCTGCCGACGGTCAACGGCGTCACCTACGCCGTCAAAGCGTGGCGCGATTGCTGGGCGGAGCGCGGTGGCCGGATGGACATCGTCTACCCCCGGACCGGCGGCTACGCCGCCCGCGCGGGCGAGTATCCCGTCTCCAGCCTCCCCTTTCCCTTCTACCCCGGCTTTCGACTCGGCACGCCCGTGATTCCGCGCCGGGTGCGCGACGTCGACATCGTCCACGCGCACACGCCGTTCGCCGTCGGCCTCGCGGGGCTTCGACTCGCGCGAAAGCGTGACCGCCCGCTCGTCGCCTCCTATCACACGCCGACGGCGGAGTACGCGGACTACGTGGCGCCGACCGAGGCCATCGAAACCGGCATCGAGCGGATTAGCGAGCGCTACGAGCGCTGGTTCCTCGACCACGCCGACGCCGTCCTCACGCCGAGCGAGGCGACGGCGACCCACCTCACCGACGAGGTGGGTGTCTCGACGCCCGTGACCGTCATCCCGAACGGCATCGACCTGACGCAGTTTCAGCCCGTCGACGGCGCGGCATTCCGGGCGCGCCACGGCCTCGACGACGCCGACACGCTCGTCGGCTACACGGGGCGGCACGGCTACGAGAAGCGCCTCCAAGACGTCATCGACGCCGCCGCCGAGCTCGACGTGACCGTCGTCTTCGGCGGCGACGGGCCAGCGCGAGACGACCTCGAACGGCAGGCGACCGAGCGCGGTGTCGACGCTCGCTTCCTCGGCTTCCTCGACCGCGCGGACCTCCCCGCCTTCTACAGCGCACTCGACGCCTTCGTCTTCCCCAGTCCCGTCGAGACGCAGGGCCTCGTGGCGCTGGAGGCGAACGCCTGCGGCACGCCCGTCGTCGGCGCCGACGAAGGCGCACTCGCTGATACCGTCGAAGACGGCGTGACGGGGTATCACTTCGAGACGGGCGACGTAGCGTCGTTCCGCGACGCGATTCAGCGGACGCTGGCGGAGCGGGAGGCACTCGGAGAACGGTGTCTCGAACGGCGCGAGCACCACGGGGTCGACCGCTCGGTCGACCGCCTCGTGGACGTGTACGACCGCGTGAGTTAG
- a CDS encoding ribonuclease P protein component 4 — MGIPEERVDRLAALARDAVAEGHEDRAREYVRLARRIAERNRLTLPRSFRRFTCDACDTYLLPGRNARVRLQDGHVVVRCDCGETARYPYD; from the coding sequence ATGGGCATTCCCGAGGAGCGCGTGGACCGACTGGCGGCGCTCGCCCGCGACGCCGTCGCCGAGGGCCACGAGGACCGCGCCCGCGAGTACGTCCGCCTCGCCCGTCGCATCGCCGAGCGCAACCGCCTCACCCTCCCGCGCTCGTTCCGGCGGTTCACCTGCGATGCCTGTGACACCTACCTGCTCCCGGGGCGGAACGCTCGCGTCCGCCTGCAGGACGGTCACGTCGTCGTCCGATGTGACTGCGGGGAGACGGCCCGGTATCCGTACGACTGA
- a CDS encoding SPFH domain-containing protein, giving the protein MAPVILQLGLGVGSLVVGILVLILAIVTVYQMVEIVNAYEKKALTVFGEYRRLLEPGITFIPPFVSRTYAFDMRTQTLDVPRQEAITRDNSPVTADAVVYIKVMDARKAFLEVDNYKMAVSNLAQTTLRAVLGDMELDDTLNKRQEINARIRKELDEPTDEWGVRVESVEVREVNPSKDVQQAMEQQTSAERRRRAMILEAQGERRSAVETAQGEKQSNIIRAQGEKQSQILEAQGDAISTVLRAKSAESMGERAVIDKGMETLERMGQGESTTFVLPQELTSLVGRYGKQLSGSDVQEMDGLDSLEFDDETRELIGLDDIEEILGQIDEAAEMDIEELEQEAEAIKSGSGTSIKSADEVMQDAQEPPEMDGEGPAETPDGETDPETEPE; this is encoded by the coding sequence ATGGCCCCCGTTATCTTACAACTCGGTCTGGGTGTCGGGTCGCTGGTGGTCGGCATCCTCGTACTGATTCTCGCCATCGTGACCGTCTACCAGATGGTCGAAATCGTCAACGCATACGAGAAGAAGGCGCTGACGGTGTTCGGTGAGTACCGCCGCCTGCTCGAACCGGGCATCACGTTCATCCCCCCGTTCGTCTCCCGGACGTACGCCTTCGACATGCGGACACAGACCCTCGACGTGCCGCGACAGGAGGCAATCACGCGCGACAACTCGCCGGTGACGGCCGACGCCGTCGTCTATATCAAGGTGATGGACGCCCGGAAGGCGTTCCTCGAGGTGGACAACTACAAGATGGCCGTCTCGAACCTCGCCCAGACCACGCTCCGCGCCGTGCTGGGCGACATGGAACTCGACGACACGCTGAACAAGCGCCAAGAGATCAACGCGCGCATCCGGAAGGAACTCGACGAACCCACCGACGAGTGGGGCGTCCGCGTCGAGTCCGTCGAGGTCCGTGAGGTCAACCCCTCGAAGGACGTCCAGCAGGCGATGGAGCAACAGACCTCCGCGGAGCGTCGCCGGCGGGCGATGATTCTCGAAGCGCAGGGTGAGCGACGGAGCGCCGTCGAGACGGCACAGGGTGAGAAGCAGTCGAACATCATCCGCGCGCAGGGTGAAAAGCAGAGCCAGATTCTCGAAGCGCAGGGTGACGCCATCTCGACGGTTCTCCGCGCGAAGTCGGCGGAGTCGATGGGTGAACGCGCGGTCATCGACAAGGGGATGGAGACGCTCGAACGCATGGGACAGGGCGAGTCGACGACGTTCGTCCTCCCGCAGGAACTCACGTCACTGGTCGGTCGCTACGGCAAGCAGTTGAGCGGAAGCGACGTCCAAGAGATGGACGGACTGGACTCGCTGGAGTTCGACGACGAGACGCGAGAACTGATCGGTCTCGACGACATCGAGGAGATTCTCGGACAGATCGACGAAGCAGCCGAGATGGACATCGAAGAGCTCGAACAGGAGGCCGAAGCCATCAAGTCCGGGTCGGGGACGAGCATCAAGAGCGCGGACGAAGTGATGCAAGACGCCCAAGAACCACCGGAGATGGATGGAGAAGGTCCTGCAGAGACGCCCGACGGCGAGACGGACCCCGAGACGGAACCGGAGTAA
- a CDS encoding cupredoxin domain-containing protein produces the protein MTYSRRKIVAAAAGLVGSLAGCSSGGNGGEGTATSTATATEEPTATATATPSGPPEDAPTFTVTNENKTFIPMVAEVDPGTVVEWTTESLSSHSVTSMYPSASESGRRAWNPEVASEWEMNEDMGGEPVTHYFPEPGVYEYKCNYDFGHIGGCAAVVVGDQDYDQEMLPCEPQ, from the coding sequence ATGACATATAGTCGCAGGAAGATTGTGGCGGCGGCAGCTGGACTCGTCGGATCACTCGCTGGTTGTTCGAGCGGTGGAAACGGTGGCGAGGGCACGGCAACGTCGACGGCGACGGCGACGGAGGAACCCACGGCGACTGCGACGGCGACGCCCTCCGGCCCGCCGGAAGACGCGCCCACGTTCACGGTCACCAACGAGAACAAGACGTTCATCCCCATGGTCGCGGAGGTGGACCCGGGCACCGTCGTCGAGTGGACGACCGAGAGCCTGAGTTCCCACAGCGTCACGTCGATGTACCCGTCGGCCTCGGAGAGCGGGCGGAGGGCATGGAACCCCGAGGTTGCGTCGGAATGGGAGATGAACGAGGACATGGGCGGCGAGCCAGTCACCCACTACTTCCCCGAACCGGGCGTCTACGAGTACAAGTGTAACTACGACTTCGGTCACATCGGCGGCTGTGCGGCCGTCGTGGTCGGCGACCAGGACTACGACCAAGAGATGCTGCCCTGCGAACCGCAGTAA
- a CDS encoding NAD-dependent epimerase/dehydratase family protein, with product MDLTDQTVVITGGAGLIGSHLAARLAPDNEVIVADDLSKGDADRLPDDARLVVADVTDPDDVADVVTEDVDIVFHLAAYTDTNYADPRQLFEENTEMTYTLLERADEVGVDGFVFTSSSTVYGEAPRPTPEDYAPLEPISEYGASKLADEGLVSTYAHSYDLQAWTFRFANIVGPHQRGNVIPDFIEKLLDDPETLTILGDGRQEKSYLHVEDCVDAICHVVTHADAPLNTYNLGSRTTTSVNRIADIVSEEMGIDPDYEYTGGDRGWTGDVPKMRLSIEKLSALGWEPPESSDDAVRRAARQLLDELA from the coding sequence ATGGACCTCACCGACCAAACGGTCGTGATAACCGGCGGCGCGGGCCTCATCGGCTCCCACCTCGCCGCCCGTCTCGCCCCCGACAACGAGGTTATCGTCGCCGACGACCTGTCGAAAGGCGACGCGGACCGTCTCCCGGACGACGCCCGCCTCGTCGTCGCCGACGTGACCGACCCCGACGACGTGGCCGACGTCGTCACCGAGGACGTGGACATCGTCTTCCACCTCGCGGCCTACACCGACACGAACTACGCCGACCCCCGGCAGCTGTTCGAGGAGAACACCGAGATGACCTATACCCTCCTCGAACGCGCCGACGAGGTGGGTGTCGACGGCTTCGTCTTCACCTCCTCTTCGACGGTCTACGGCGAGGCGCCCCGCCCCACGCCGGAGGACTACGCGCCTCTCGAACCCATCAGCGAGTACGGCGCGAGCAAACTCGCCGACGAGGGTCTCGTCTCGACGTATGCCCACTCCTACGACCTGCAGGCGTGGACGTTCCGCTTTGCCAACATCGTCGGCCCCCACCAGCGCGGGAACGTCATCCCCGACTTCATCGAGAAACTGCTCGACGACCCCGAGACGCTCACCATCCTCGGCGACGGCCGACAGGAGAAGTCGTATCTCCACGTCGAGGACTGCGTCGACGCCATCTGTCACGTCGTCACCCACGCCGACGCTCCCCTCAACACGTACAACCTCGGGTCGCGGACGACCACCTCCGTCAACCGCATCGCCGACATCGTGAGCGAGGAGATGGGAATCGACCCAGACTACGAGTACACGGGCGGTGACCGCGGGTGGACGGGCGACGTGCCGAAGATGCGCCTCTCCATCGAGAAGCTCTCGGCGCTCGGGTGGGAGCCGCCGGAGTCGAGCGACGACGCCGTCCGCCGGGCGGCCCGCCAACTCCTCGACGAACTCGCATAG
- a CDS encoding YhbY family RNA-binding protein: MDTQALRKQAHDLDVTVWVGKSGLDAVVDECDDQLTDRELVKVKFLRSARGGTDVPSLADELAERTDSSVVETRGNTAVLYR; the protein is encoded by the coding sequence ATGGATACGCAAGCGCTGCGCAAGCAGGCCCACGACCTCGACGTGACGGTGTGGGTCGGCAAGAGCGGGCTGGACGCGGTCGTCGACGAGTGCGACGACCAACTGACCGACCGAGAGCTGGTGAAGGTGAAGTTCCTGCGGTCGGCCCGCGGTGGCACGGACGTGCCGTCGCTGGCCGACGAGTTGGCCGAGCGGACCGACTCGTCGGTCGTCGAGACGCGGGGCAACACCGCGGTGCTGTATCGATGA